tttcaaaatatcaaattaaaaaaaaaaaaaaaaatNNNNNNNNNNNNNNNNNNNNNNNNNNNNNNNNNNNNNNNNNNNNNNNNNNNNNNNNNNNNNNNNNNNNNNNNNNNNNNNNNNNNNNNNNNNNNNNNNNNNtttttttttttctctttctttttctttttttaatccATATTTCTTCTTGTTGGTATGATGTTTCTCTTTCTCTCTTTTTGcaatgtttttttttctttttttataactttCTTTAAACTCTTATTACTCGACAATTTTTCTTGaactatttttttaatttttctatcactgtaataataaggttttttatttttggttagaatattttgtttttccTGTTTTACTAATTCTGCTTTTAATTTCctttcttcttcttttttttttaataatatatctgtgcttttataatcattgtattttttttttaattcgtccttttcttcttgtgttatatttttgctttttaattttttttctataatCTTCTTTTCTTGTTCTCTTGAGTCGTATAAAAACTTGTATGCCTTTCTAAAAAAGTTCGCATTGAACGATCCTATAGAAGaaataaacaatataaaatatcgttaaataataataaataatatatatatctcacataattctttatttcaatatgtaaaaatatataaatatatataaatatatataaatatatatatatatatatatatatatatgtttattttttttttttattacctGAAAAATCAGAAAAACGAGGATCTCTTACGAGCGGCTTTgcactttttttttttttttcaaaaacGTTGAATGGTTTTCTATTACTAACAACTAATGgttttttacttttttttatttttgtatttttttctttatgCTGTCCTTCCATAATAtctaaaaaatatattttttattttttttattaattcaagggcaaaatcatatatttatatataataatatggtacaacatatatatatagatgaaatataaatttgtatgtatattaattatatatatattttgttcttatttatattttttcattataaatatttaatatatttttaattatcaataattttacaaaatCATTTCcgtattattataaatataaatatatattatttatatataaaatatatatatatttaaaaaaaaagaagaagaaagGAAATTAAAAGCAGAATTAGTAAAACAggaaaaacaaaatattctaaccaaaaataaaaaaccTTATTATTACAGTGATAGAAAAATTNNNNNNNNNNNNNNNNNNNNNNNNNNNNNNNNNNNNNNNNNNNNNNNNNNNNNNNNNNNNNNNNNNNNNNNNNNNNNNNNNNNNNNNNNNNNNNNNNNNNTATACCAATATGTACAAACTTTAAAAAAGTAGATCTcatcacatatataaaaaaaagtatataatatataacataaatataatatatttatataattcatttatttcatttcatttcatttttttttttttttttaatttttgtgAGGTTTActaattaattttttcgAAAAGTTCATTTGAAAATGAGTACGAATAATGTggaagagaaaaaaaatgaggaattatataatttgcTGAACATACTTGAAGAAGAATTTAATTTGAGTAAgatagaaaataaaaataataataagaatgatgatgttaataaaagagaagataataataataatgaatattacaaaaaattaaaagatgAGAAAGGTTTAGATGTActtataaatgaatatacaACATCCTTAAAGATAAgtaagaaatataatattgatcATAATAAAGTAATGGGTATGATTAAAAAACTTGaaacattatattatattattaatcTTATTAAATCTTTTAATACATATCATTTGAGTGACGAAGGTATacaatatttaaaagaagGTTCTCCTGAATTTaatgttataaaatatgtgattcagaataataaatgtacattagaagatttaaaaaaaaactttgGAAAAATAGGAGATATAGGTCTAAATacaaatttaaaaaatcgTATGATTCAATTAAATAAAGCTGATAAATGTTTAACATGTAATTGtaatttaaatgatataCAAGACTTTACTCAAATATATTTggatataataaatcaatATGGTCATGATGAAGAACTATTATTTTCccatttaaaaaatgaaaatcTTACAAACAACAAGccattaaataataataataaaatgcAAAATACTTGTaaagatgatgataatatgatTAACAATTTAATACaagatttaaaaaaaaggaaattattagaaataaaaaaaaattcatatagTCATGTAATTAAAACGAgcatttttaaaaaagatattaaaaaacaaattacagatataaattatctattattaaaaaatgaagaatataaaaaatatgatataaaaaaatataattttttttccagTGGGAAGAAAATCAACAAGGGAAATATTCATCTTTTAACAAAACAAATGAGAAcatttaaagaaatatttttttccttagGATTCGAAGAAATGGAAACTCATAATTATGTAGAATCATCCTTTTGGTGTTTCGATGCTTTATATATTCCACAACAACATCCAAGTAGAGATTTACAAGATaccttttttataaaagaacCAGAAACTTGTATAGATAAATTTGTAGATACACAATATATcgataatattaaaagagTACATACACATGGTGATTATGGAAGTTTTGGATGGAATTATAAATGGAAGCTAGAAgaaagtaaaaaaaatgttttaagAACTCATACTACAGCAAATTCTTGTAGAGCTTTATTTAAACTAGCCaaagaatataaagaaGCAGGATGTATAAAACccaaaaaatattttagtATCGATCGTGTTTTTagaaatgaaaatttaGATAGTACGCATTTAGCTGAATTTCATCAAGTAGAAGGACTTATtattgataaaaatattggACTTTCTCATTTAATAGGAACTTTAGTAgctttttataaatacatagGTATTCACAAGTTAAAATTTAAACCGACCTTTAATCCATATACTGAACCATCCATGGAAATATATGGATATCACGAGCAGAGTAAAAAGTGGCTAGAAGTTGGAAATAGTGGCATCTTTAGACCAGAAATGTTAAGATCCATGGGATTCTCCGAAGAAGTATCCGTAATAGCCTGGGGACTAAGTTTGGAGAGACCAACAATgattaaatataacataaaaaatattaggGACCTTTTTGGATACAAAAGTGTTGTatgatttatatgaatGGATAAATAAATGTGTACTTTTGTTCATACctttttatgtattatatattgtcatattattgttcatgtaaatataaatataaatatgcataatatatttttttttttttggctatatatatatttttttttttttttgttataatttttttttttttttttttgttaNNNNNNNNNNNNNNNNNNNNNNNNNNNNNNNNNNNNNNNNNNNNNNNNNNNNNNNNNNNNNNNNNNNNNNNNNNNNNNNNNNNNNNNNNNNNNNNNNNNNaataatattatttttattttttttttttttttattgttttttttttttctttcttttttttaaaataaaatttttcttttttttttttaaaataaaattttttttttttaatttttaaaaatataaaaaaaaaaaaaaaaaaaaaaaaaaaaaaaaaaaaaaaaatatacatatatatatatatatatatatatatatatatatatatatatacatacatatatataatatttatatatatattatataatattttaaaacataGTTACAGAAAAGTGTAAAATGTCAtagttttatatatatataaagatacACAACATAATGTATTAgcttaatattttatatatatatattgttctttcaattattaatttgaaaaatatacatatttttttttgtatttgAATATGTTAAGTGGAGTATATGATTTGTTTATGGAACATTTTGGgatgataaatattttggtaatattaataataacaattaCTCAAgtgaaaaagaaaatttttctttgttcatattttacatatatatggataTTATTGACTGTCCtgtgtaatatattaattgtTTCTTATATGTACCATGAGAAAAATAAGAAGAcgaagaaaaaaaacatagagaaagaagagaaaaaatataaaaataaaaatatatatactatttTACATCCCTTTATTAAAATaggaaaatattatgaaaatgaaaaagaaacTATTATGTTCGATAGaaataagaaaattttttttaatttatatcaaaataataaaattagtATAGTCAAATTATTcagttatatatatattaacaatattattccttatttgtttcttccatttttttcaacCATTTTGATACACAATTATGATATTTTGGAATATGGTTAGTACCCATCANNNNNNNNNNNNNNNNNNNNNNNNNNNNNNNNNNNNNNNNNNNNNNNNNNNNNNNNNNNNNNNNNNNNNNNNNNNNNNNNNNNNNNNNNNNNNNNNNNNNCCAAACGTGTTGATGATATTTATCAGTAAAATGGTGATACGAATACATacatatgataattatgtactttttttttttttcatataaacACAAATAGTGTTacaatatgtatatatatatatttttaaatatatatatttattattattctctTTAGTTTTTGAGCTTGTTCATTTATGGGGGAATATGCTGCTTCTGTTGTTTGTCGAACgatatagaaaaaaaagaaaaaaaatatgcatatataattttcatatcgtccatattattttttttgtataacttatataatttattttcctATCAATATGACCCAATAAACAAAGAtggtaaaaataaatataataaaataaaaataaataaaaataataagatgataataataatatatatatatatatatatatatatatatgtgtatatattttccatCCTTTTAGCCATAAATACCTTGTACGTActcataaatatattaatatctAAGAAGaattatcttttaattGTTTCTTGGATTATTATAACTATAAGCtatttaatatacattaacactctaataaaaaagaaaaaaaaacttcCCTATGTTAGGAAGCACTATCACTTTCTTTTATTTACTAATGTATATTTAGCATTTATAACAAATAAGGTaagaagaattattataaagtATATGTCCTAGacaattatataaacattttatattattttatatatatatatatatatatattttttttttttttttttttctgtttattttattatatgtatttattaatttttcttattgAATAGGTTGACGTTCTAATCATATTTCTCTccttttgtttttttcttttcatttttgttgagcttataagaaaaatatgtgAACATTTTCTTCCATCATGTAAAGTCATAAAAAGGTTTATATCCAggtaatatataaacatataaatatatacatatatatgtatatggACATATATCTAAAAACCCATGCTGCATTAGATTTATAGATGAGCGCGATAATAAAGGGTTGGTTGTTACTcatatttatcttttaacggggtaaatatttatttaaatatcACAAAATGGATATTATATAAGACACATGTTGAATCCattctttttgttttatttttatttttatttttattatttttttatttttttattttttttttttctctctATATGTTTGTAGAGTATATATACCCATTTTAatagatataatatttaataagagtaattatataaacagaaaaaatcaaagcatttataattttagTAAAGCTAATTTTACGTTGTATACCTCGGCATTGAACACAATATGTATAGGAGATTCGATggttatataattatatataagtttgttgttattacaacaaattatacaaatataagtgtataaataaatatatatacatatatatatatatatatatatatttttgtttatttttttgtttatttatttatttatttatttatttattttattttttaggCTGCGATTGGTGGTATGCTATATCCATGGCCTAAAATAAA
This genomic stretch from Plasmodium reichenowi strain SY57 chromosome 1, whole genome shotgun sequence harbors:
- a CDS encoding phosphatidate cytidylyltransferase, putative (part of same gene as PRSY57_0107700B, PRSY57_0107700C, PRSY57_0107700D.2, PRSY57_0107700D.1~gap found within coding sequence) → MLSGVYDLFMEHFGMINILVILIITITQVKKKIFLCSYFTYIWILLTVLCNILIVSYMYHEKNKKTKKKNIEKEEKKYKNKNIYTILHPFIKIGKYYENEKETIMFDRNKKIFFNLYQNNKISIVKLFSYIYINNIIPYLFLPFFSTILIHNYDILEY
- a CDS encoding phosphatidate cytidylyltransferase, putative (part of same gene as PRSY57_0107700A, PRSY57_0107700C, PRSY57_0107700D.2, PRSY57_0107700D.1~gap found within coding sequence), which codes for FLSLFIYGGICCFCCLSNDIEKKEKKYAYIIFISSILFFLYNLYNLFSYQYDPINKDAINTLYVLINILISKKNYLLIVSWIIITISYLIYINTLIKKKKKLPYVRKHYHFLLFTNVYLAFITNKVDVLIIFLSFCFFLFIFVELIRKICEHFLPSCKVIKRFISRFIDERDNKGLVVTHIYLLTGVYIPILIDIIFNKSNYINRKNQSIYNFSKANFTLYTSALNTICIGDSMAAIGGMLYPWPKIKNTNNKSCAGSLFFFIS
- a CDS encoding phenylalanine--tRNA ligase, putative — protein: MSTNNVEEKKNEELYNLLNILEEEFNLSKIENKNNNKNDDVNKREDNNNNEYYKKLKDEKGLDVLINEYTTSLKISKKYNIDHNKVMGMIKKLETLYYIINLIKSFNTYHLSDEGIQYLKEGSPEFNVIKYVIQNNKCTLEDLKKNFGKIGDIGLNTNLKNRMIQLNKADKCLTCNCNLNDIQDFTQIYLDIINQYGHDEELLFSHLKNENLTNNKPLNNNNKMQNTCKDDDNMINNLIQDLKKRKLLEIKKNSYSHVIKTSIFKKDIKKQITDINYLLLKNEEYKKYDIKKYNFFSSGKKINKGNIHLLTKQMRTFKEIFFSLGFEEMETHNYVESSFWCFDALYIPQQHPSRDLQDTFFIKEPETCIDKFVDTQYIDNIKRVHTHGDYGSFGWNYKWKLEESKKNVLRTHTTANSCRALFKLAKEYKEAGCIKPKKYFSIDRVFRNENLDSTHLAEFHQVEGLIIDKNIGLSHLIGTLVAFYKYIGIHKLKFKPTFNPYTEPSMEIYGYHEQSKKWLEVGNSGIFRPEMLRSMGFSEEVSVIAWGLSLERPTMIKYNIKNIRDLFGYKSVV